One genomic region from Alteromonas pelagimontana encodes:
- the cysI gene encoding assimilatory sulfite reductase (NADPH) hemoprotein subunit, with translation MSNEKSPFIVEGKLSDNERLKGDSRHLRGSIDLDLKDELTGGFTADNFQLIRFHGMYQQDDRDIRAERAKQKLEPLHNVMLRARLPGGIITPAQWQIIDKFADDYSIYGSIRLTTRQTFQFHGVLKPNIKLMHQTLNKAGLDSIATAGDVNRNVLCTSNPVESQLHVEAYKWAKKISEHLLPKTRAYAEIWLDGEKVETTDNVEPILGDHYLPRKFKTTVVIPPQNDVDVHANDLNFVAIAEQGKLVGFNVLVGGGLAMTHGDHSTYPRKADDFGFISIEHTLAVAEAVVTTQRDWGNRVNRKNAKTKYTLERVGVDNFKAEVEKRAGITFGKSRPYTFTGRGDRFGWAEGIDGKFHLTLFIENGRILDYPQKTLKTGCLEIAKVHQGDFRITANQNLIVAGVPADQKEIIENLARKHGLIQPEVSQQRLDSMACVSLPTCPLAMAEAERYLPGAVTQIEDILAKHDVASDSIIFRVTGCPNGCGRAMLAEVGLVGKGPGKYNLHLGGDREGTRIPRMYRENIGEQEILNELDALIGRWATERELNEAFGDFVIRAGIIKPVVNSARDFYD, from the coding sequence ATGAGTAACGAAAAATCTCCATTTATCGTTGAGGGCAAACTGTCTGACAACGAGCGTCTTAAAGGCGACAGCCGCCATTTGCGCGGTTCCATTGATCTTGATCTAAAAGACGAGCTCACCGGTGGTTTTACCGCTGATAATTTTCAGTTGATTCGCTTTCACGGCATGTATCAGCAAGATGATCGCGATATTCGCGCCGAAAGAGCCAAGCAAAAGCTTGAACCGCTGCATAACGTCATGTTACGTGCGCGGCTACCGGGTGGCATCATCACTCCGGCTCAATGGCAGATTATTGATAAATTTGCTGATGACTACAGCATTTACGGCAGTATTCGCCTGACTACGCGGCAAACTTTTCAGTTTCATGGAGTCCTGAAGCCGAATATTAAACTTATGCATCAGACGCTGAATAAGGCGGGGCTGGATTCCATTGCGACGGCGGGTGATGTAAATCGAAATGTGCTGTGTACGTCTAATCCTGTGGAGTCCCAGTTGCATGTTGAAGCTTACAAGTGGGCGAAGAAAATTAGTGAACACTTGCTGCCAAAAACTCGCGCTTATGCTGAAATTTGGTTAGACGGTGAAAAAGTTGAAACCACTGATAACGTGGAGCCCATTCTTGGCGATCATTATCTACCGCGTAAGTTTAAGACGACGGTAGTTATTCCGCCGCAAAATGATGTGGATGTCCACGCCAACGATCTAAATTTTGTGGCCATTGCTGAACAAGGCAAGTTAGTCGGATTTAATGTTCTGGTCGGCGGCGGGCTGGCTATGACTCACGGCGATCATTCAACTTACCCGCGCAAGGCAGACGATTTTGGTTTTATCTCAATTGAACATACCCTGGCAGTGGCTGAAGCGGTAGTTACTACACAGCGCGATTGGGGGAATCGGGTCAATCGTAAAAATGCGAAAACCAAATATACCCTGGAACGTGTGGGCGTAGATAATTTTAAAGCTGAAGTAGAAAAACGGGCGGGTATTACGTTTGGAAAAAGTCGCCCTTATACGTTTACCGGACGTGGGGACCGTTTTGGATGGGCCGAAGGGATTGACGGTAAATTCCATCTTACCCTGTTTATCGAAAATGGCCGAATTTTAGATTATCCACAGAAGACGTTAAAAACAGGCTGTCTTGAAATTGCTAAAGTTCATCAAGGCGATTTCCGTATAACGGCAAACCAGAATTTAATCGTGGCTGGTGTGCCGGCGGACCAGAAAGAGATAATTGAAAATCTGGCGCGTAAACACGGCTTAATTCAGCCAGAGGTATCCCAGCAGCGACTGGACTCAATGGCATGTGTGTCGTTGCCCACCTGCCCACTCGCAATGGCAGAAGCAGAACGTTATTTACCTGGCGCTGTAACTCAAATAGAAGATATTTTAGCCAAGCATGATGTAGCGTCAGACAGTATCATTTTTCGCGTTACCGGCTGTCCGAACGGATGCGGCCGCGCCATGCTCGCCGAGGTAGGTTTGGTGGGTAAAGGCCCAGGTAAATATAACCTGCATCTGGGGGGCGATCGGGAAGGTACACGTATTCCTCGTATGTATCGTGAAAATATCGGTGAACAAGAAATTTTGAACGAACTGGATGCATTGATTGGGCGCTGGGCGACAGAACGAGAACTCAATGAAGCATTTGGAGATTTCGTTATCCGTGCTGGAATTATTAAGCCAGTCGTCAATTCAGCAAGAGATTTCTATGACTAA
- a CDS encoding phosphoadenylyl-sulfate reductase codes for MTNTALDLNAPLSLDINSADLGAINAQLEKLDAQARVAWAMENLPGNHIVSSSFGAQSAVMLHLLTQVKADIPVVLTDTGYLFPETYRFVDELTEKLNLNLHVYQAPMTAAWQEARFGRLWEQGLDGLEKYNRMNKVEPMQRALNELETGTWFAGLRRSQSDSREKLPVLQKVKKQFKFYPIIDMSNKDLHYYLKDNGLPYHPLWEEGYVSIGDWHTTQSLQEGMNEQDTRFFGLKRECGLHEFGDGI; via the coding sequence ATGACTAACACAGCGTTAGACCTTAATGCACCTTTGTCGCTAGACATTAACTCGGCCGACTTGGGCGCAATCAATGCCCAGCTTGAGAAGCTTGATGCTCAGGCACGAGTGGCTTGGGCGATGGAAAATCTCCCCGGCAATCACATAGTCTCTTCCAGTTTTGGAGCGCAGTCGGCGGTAATGTTGCATTTGCTCACTCAGGTTAAAGCAGATATTCCGGTGGTGCTGACAGACACCGGCTATCTTTTTCCTGAAACGTATCGGTTCGTGGATGAATTGACGGAAAAGCTTAATTTAAATTTACATGTTTACCAGGCGCCTATGACGGCCGCATGGCAGGAAGCGAGGTTTGGCCGCTTATGGGAACAAGGGCTGGATGGCCTGGAAAAGTACAACCGAATGAACAAGGTTGAGCCTATGCAGCGTGCTCTCAATGAGTTGGAAACCGGAACATGGTTTGCAGGATTACGACGTAGCCAGTCTGATTCGCGCGAGAAGTTGCCCGTACTGCAAAAGGTAAAGAAGCAGTTTAAGTTTTACCCCATTATCGACATGAGTAATAAGGATTTACATTATTATCTGAAAGATAATGGCCTGCCATACCACCCACTGTGGGAAGAAGGTTATGTGTCTATTGGCGATTGGCATACTACGCAATCGTTACAGGAAGGTATGAACGAGCAAGACACCCGCTTCTTTGGTCTTAAACGTGAGTGCGGCTTGCATGAGTTTGGAGATGGTATTTAA
- a CDS encoding TIGR03899 family protein: MKISTDTQSSPIQQIKPAKANKKEDAQPPKEQLAVISTTANHQRMKSLFARVGIRQNMPLHDAKSRRNALDRRKEMLALQKVNNLQAVLEVALNVTLPEGNQEQVDPDWFFAFSQLAENIHSPAMQELWGKIFAVEVNKPGSFSLRSLETLKVLTQRDAKIFSRAAALASRRSGDTTPRIIVGYHQRKGLMSLFRPGPPEHLNLSAYGLSYPDLLALTDMKLIFASEIESGELAPGTKVQWRCTNETFSLTANKPGVALVYYKFTAVGAELFKLINRHDNQHYLAAIKHLLTAAFTVD; encoded by the coding sequence ATGAAGATCTCTACCGATACCCAAAGTTCTCCGATCCAGCAGATAAAACCTGCCAAAGCTAACAAAAAAGAAGATGCGCAACCGCCTAAAGAACAGCTAGCCGTTATTTCGACCACGGCTAACCACCAGCGGATGAAGTCGCTTTTTGCGCGGGTGGGGATTCGTCAGAATATGCCACTGCACGACGCCAAAAGCCGTCGCAACGCGTTAGACAGGCGCAAAGAAATGTTGGCGTTACAAAAGGTCAACAATTTGCAAGCCGTGTTAGAAGTGGCGCTTAATGTCACGTTGCCGGAAGGAAATCAGGAACAAGTCGATCCAGACTGGTTTTTTGCCTTTAGCCAACTTGCAGAGAACATTCACTCCCCTGCCATGCAAGAGCTTTGGGGAAAGATTTTTGCTGTTGAAGTTAATAAGCCGGGAAGTTTTTCTTTACGAAGCTTAGAAACATTGAAAGTGCTAACCCAACGAGACGCCAAAATATTTAGTCGGGCAGCCGCTCTCGCGAGCCGGCGCAGCGGCGATACCACACCGAGAATAATTGTGGGTTATCATCAACGTAAGGGTCTGATGTCACTGTTTCGGCCTGGTCCGCCAGAACATCTCAATCTTTCTGCTTACGGATTGTCTTATCCCGATCTGCTGGCGCTTACTGATATGAAGCTGATATTTGCCAGCGAAATTGAAAGTGGTGAATTGGCACCGGGGACAAAAGTACAATGGCGTTGCACCAATGAAACGTTTTCTCTTACTGCCAATAAGCCAGGGGTGGCGCTGGTTTATTACAAATTTACCGCTGTAGGAGCCGAACTCTTTAAACTGATTAATCGTCATGATAATCAGCACTATCTTGCCGCCATTAAACATCTGCTAACAGCGGCGTTTACGGTAGATTAA